The genomic interval GGTTCCCCTCCGGCCGCAGCGCGGCGTCGACCGGCCAGGCCACCAGCCCGCAGATCTCGATCATCCGGGTCGCCACCTGGGTGCCGGCCGGCAGGTCCTCGTCGGTGGCGGCCACGAAGATGACGTCGACGTCGGAGACGTAGTTCAGCTCGTTGCCGCCGCACTTGCCCATCGCCACCACCGCCAGCCGGGGCACCGGGGTCCCCTCGGGCAGCTCGCCGACCGCGATGCCGTACGCGTCGGCCAGGGTGGCGTCGGCCAGCGCCGAGAGCGCCACCATGGTCTGCTCCAGGCCGCGCCCGCCGGTCAGGTCGGCCGCCGCGATCCGCAGCAGGGCCAGCCGGTACGCCTGGCGCAGCGCCGCCACCGCCGGCAGCGCTCCCGAGCCGTCGTGCGGCCCGGTGGCGTCCGGGTGCAGCAGCCCGTCGGCGTTCGGCGCCACCCCGTCGACCCCGGTACGCAGCGCCCGCCACTGCTCCGGGTTGGCCACCAGATGGTCGCCGAGCGCCGACGAGGCGCCGAGGATCGCGAGCATCCGCCGACGCAGCCCGGGATCGGCGTGCAGGGCGGCGAGCAGGCTCTCCGCCCCGTCGCCGCTTCCCGCCCCGTCGCCGCTTCCCGCCTCGTCGCCGGTTCCCGCGCCGTCGCCGGTGGCCGGGGCGACGCCGGTGGCCGGGGCGACGCCGGTGGCCGGGGCGGCGGACCGGCGTTCCGCCTCGACGATCCGGTGCAGCTGGCGCAGCGTGAGGTCCGGATCGGCGGTCCGGGAGAGCGCGGTGAGCAGTTCGCCGGCCGGGGCGTCGACCGGCTCCTGGGTCTCCGGGTCCCAGAGCCCGAGCCCGTCCGGCCCGAGCAGCTCGGCGGCCCGGCCCACGCCGTTGCCGCCGGCCCGCTCCCCGTCGCCCACCCCGAAGCCGTACCGGGCGAGCCGGGTGAGCCGGCCGGACGCGCTGGTCGGTCTGCTCATCGGCGGCGGATCCCGGTCTCGGTCATCGGCGCTACCCCCTTAGTGCCCGAGCAGCGGCAGGGTGGGCCGGGACGGCGCGCCGTCGAGCCGGCCCTGGGCCAGCGCGGCGAACCGGGCGGCGAACGGCTGCCACACCTCCTCCACGTCGGTCAGCACCTCCGCGCAGGCGGCCACCACCAGCTCCGGGTCGTAGTCCAGCGCGGCCAGGGTCGCCGAGTCGGTCGCCCAGTCGGCGATCATCTCGGCGTCGCACTCGATGTGGAACTGGAGCCCCCAGGCCCGGTCGCCGAGCCGGAACGCCTGGTGCGGATAGCGGGTCGAGGCGGCCAGCAGGGTGGCGCCCTGCGGCAGCTCGGTGATCTCGTCGACGTGCCACTGGAGCACGTCCGGGATCATCGGCACGTACCGGAACAGCGGGTCGTGCTCGGCGGCGTCCCGCTTGCCGACGACGCTCGGCCCGACCTCCGGCCCGGCCGCGCTGCGCTGCACCGTACCGGCGTGCGCGGTGGCCAGCAGTTGGGCGCCGAGGCAGATCGCCAGGGTCGGCACCCGGTGCCGGACCGCCTTGCGGAGCAGCCCCTCCAGGGCCGGGAACCAGGGCGCCCCCGGGCTGCCGTCGGGTCCCGGATACGGATGCTGGTAGCCGCCGAGTACGACGAGCGCGGCGTACCCGGTGAGGTCCTCGGGGAGCGCGTCCCCGGCGTACGGCCGGAGCACCGCCAGGTCGAGGCCGGCCTCGGTGAGCCACTCCCCCAGCCGGCGGGCGTCGTCCGTCGGGTCGTTCTCGATCACCAGCGCTGTCGCGGCGCCGCCCGCGCTGCCGGTGTCGCTCTCGGTTCCGGTCTCGGTTGCCACGGTGTCGAGGCTATCCGGTGCCCCCGGCGGCCACCGATAGGCTCGGGGCCGACGATCGAGGAGGCGGGGTGCCCGACGACCAGGCGGTGCGACCACCGGCGCTGCGGACCGGCGACACGGTGCTGCTGGTGTCGCCGTCCGGGCCGACCCGGCCGGAACGGGTCGCCCGGGGGATGGAACTGCTCACTGGTTGGGGCCTTCGTCCCGTCCTCGCCCCGAACGCGTACGCCCGGCGCGGCTACCTCGCCGGAGACGACGCGCTGCGCGCCGCCGACCTCAACGCGGCCTTCGCCGACCCGGCGGTGCGGGGCGTGCTCTGCACCCGGGGTGGCTACGGCGCGCAGCGGGTGGTCGACGCGATCGACATGTCGGCGGTGCGCCGCGATCCGAAGGTGGTGGCCGGGTTCTCCGACATCACCGCACTGCAACTCGCGCTCTGGCGCGGCGCCCGGCTGGCCACCGTGCACGGCCCGGGGGCGGCCTGGCTGGACGAGCGGACCCCGCCGGTCTCGGCCGAGTCGCTGCGCACCGCGCTGATGTGCCCCGAGCCGGTGGTGGTGCACCGGCTGCCGACCGAGGAGACCGCGGCGGTGCTGGCGCCCGGTACGGCCACCGGGCCGCTGCTCGGCGGCAACCTCTGCCTGCTCACGCACTCCCTCGGTACCCCGGACATGCCGGACCTGACCGGCGCGATCCTGCTGGTCGAGGATGTCGGGGAGCCGCCGTACAAGGTCGACCGGATGCTCACCCACCTGCGCCGGTCCGGTGCGCTGGCCGGGGTGGCCGGGGTGGCGGTGGGCCAGTTCACCGACTGCGCGGACGGCTGGGCGGTCGGGGTGGCGGAGGTGCTGGCCGAGCGGCTCGGCGATCTCGGGGTGCCGGTGCTGGGCGGGCTGCCGATCGGGCACGGGGTCGGGCAGCTCACCGTGCCGGTGGGCGTACCGGCGACGATGGACGCGGACGCCGGCACCCTGACCGTGACCTCCGCCGTACGCTGAGCCGCTCACCAAGCGCCCGGCGCAGCGCCCAGCCCGGCGCAGCGCTCAGCCCGGCGCAGCGCTCAGCCCGGCGGGCGCAGTACGCGGTCGAGCAGGTTGCGGGTCGCCCGCTGTAGCCGGGCGTCGACGAAGCCGCTGGCGTAGAGGGCCCGGGTCCAGCCCAGCGAGCCCGCGTCGAAGACCCAGGCCCCGGACTGTGCCTGGTAGAGCGAGGTCTGTTGCTGGTAGGCCCGCCCCCGGCGCCGGTACGGGGAGTCGGCGAGCAGGACCCGGTCGGTGGCCCGGGGAGTGCGCAGCGCCGGCTGCACCCGGTCCGCCTCGCCGTACACCACCCGGGGGATGCGGTCGCCGTCGCGCAGTTCGGTACCGGCCCAGAACCAGTGCCGGCTGTCCCGGACCACGAGCGGCGCCTGCCCGTCCACGATGCTGACGTACTGCCCGCCGAGGAGTTCCTGCTCCGGGCTGCCCGCGTTGCGCCACCGGGTCGTCAACGGGACCTCACCGTCGTACGGGGGCAGGCTCTTGGCACAGTCGATCACCCGTTCCGCCGAGCGGCTCTCCGGGCCGGCGTACCGGACGCGCCAGTAGCAGTTGTTGGCGGCGAGGAAGACGAGGCTCGTCCCGGCGTCCCGGGCGGCGGCGGCCAGCCGGCGCATCTCGACGGACCAGTACTCGTCGTGTCCACAGAAGACCGCCGCCCAGTACCGTCGCGGGTCGACCCGGCCGGTGTGCAGGTCCTCGCTGGTGGCGTAGGCGACGTCGTAGCCGTGCTGTTCGAGCCACTGCACGAAGCCGATGTCGTGCCGGCTCTGACTCGGAATTCCGCTGCCCCGGTAGGGCCGGTCGTGGCAGACGGCGGTGGCCCGCAGCTCGGAGTCGCGCCGACCGGCCGGGTCGAATCCGTTGTAGAGGCTGGTGCCGGTACGCCCGTCGTCCGGCCACATGTTGTACGCCTGGTAGGTGCTGGTCGGGACGACGACCAGCCCGGCCGCCAGCCGTCCCGGGTCACGGACCACGAACGGGACCCACCGGCACCAGCCGTCGGCGTTGGTCAGCAGCGCCAGGTAGAAACCGCTGACCCAGTCCCGGCCCACCCGCAGGCGCCAGTCGACCGGCCAGTCGCAGTGCACCATCCCGGTCTCCGTCGACACCTTCGGCGGCGGCTGCCGGCGACCGGTGAGCCACGGGCTCGTCGCGACGAGTCGTCCGCCGAGCCCGCCGTAGTGGCCCAGCCGGTAGACCTCGATCCGGTAGGACTGCGCCGGTGCGACCGAGACGTGGAAGCCCAGTTCCGCACCGATCTCCACCCCGCTCGACGAGGTGTAGCCGGCGATCTGGTTGCGCACGTCGTCGCCAAACCGGTGGCGCTCGATGCTGAACCCGGCGGCGCCGGGCCGGGAGTTCTCCCGGGCGACCGCGGACTGTCCGGCACCCGAGGCGCGGCGCGGGGGCGCCTCGACCGGGCCGGGCTCCGCGTCACCGGGATAGTAGGGGTCGGTCGACGGGGCGGCGGTGGGCGTGCCGGACGCACCGGCCGGGGCCGGCACCGAGCCGCCCCAGCTACCCGTGCCGGTGGGCTTCACCGCCCCACGGGCCTTGAGGACGCCGTACGCCCCGGCGGTGCCGAGCGAGGCGAACGCGCCGGCTCCGAAGAGCGTCAGTGTCGTCCGCCGTGACCACCGGACCGACCGATCCGCCATCTGTCCCCTTCCACGCCGGTCACCGAGCTGCCACAGCGACCGGCCCCGGCGATGTCGTCCCGGGGAGCTGATCGGTGTGCGGGTCGGCCGGTGGCGTCACGACCCGACCGACACGGTGCCGCGCCGGTGCGCGGGGCGGACCGGGCGGGCGCGAAGAGCATATGGGGCCGGGCATCGGGACGGCCGCCCGTAACCGCCGGTTCCGTCAGGACCGACAATCGCCCCAGAGTGGACGGTCCGGGCGGCGTCGGGTACAGGCGCGGCGTCGGCGGACAACCGACGCAGGGGGCGGCTACCGCCGCAGGTGACGGCGGAAGGTCGGGAAGCTCCCCGCGCTCCGACGACGATTCTCAGCCGACTGCCAGCGGGCACCCGGATTGCCAGCCGGCTGACAGGTCCTTCCGGGGTGCGGTCCAGCGTGCTGCCGCAATCTGAGGGACTGGTACCGGTACGCGCCAGGTTGGCGTACGCACCCGAGGAGGTAATCCACAGCATGGGCACTCTGCTTTCCCGGAAGAGGGTCGTCGGCGGTCTGCTGGCCGCCGGAGTACTCACGGTGGGGCTGGCGGCTCCGGCCGTGGCGTTCGCGGAGGACGCGACACCCGCCCCGACCCCGTCGACCTCGGCCGAGCGTGACCAGACCGCGCCCGGGCACGACAAGCGCCTGGCGGAGCAGCGCGGCAGGCTCGCCGAGCAGCTCGCCGAGGAACTGGGCGTGCCTCAGGAGAGGGTCGAGACGGCGCTGGCGAAGATCAAGGAGCAGCACCGGGCCGAGTGGAAGGACCGGGCCGAGCAGCGGGGCAAGGGCAGGCCGGACGCGCGGTCGAAGGCCGACCGGCAGGCCATGCTGAAGGAACGGCTCGACCAGGCGGTCTCGGACGGCAAGCTGACCCGGGAGCAGGCCGACGCCGTCATCGCGGCGGCGGAGTCGGGGGTCTTCCCGGCCTGGGGCGGCGGGCCCGGTGCGGGTGGCCCGAAGCACGGCGGCCCGGCCGACGCGCCGGCCGACGGCGCCGAGTCGGACACCCCGGCCGGCAAGTAGTCCCGGGGCGGCACTCCGGGCCACCGGGTCGCGCGTCTCGTCGGCGCGCGGCCCGGCACCCCGAGCCGGCCGGCACGACGGTGCCGGGCCCGGCCTAGAGCAGACCCAGGTAGCGCTGCCGCTCGTACGGGGTGACCTCGCGGCGGTACTGCTCCCACTCGGCGCGCTTGTTGCGCAGGAAGAAGTCGAAGACGTGCTCGCCGAGCACCTCGGCGACCAGTTCCGAGCCGGACATCACGTCGATCGCCTCGGCGAGGTTCTCCGGCAGCGACTCGTACCCCATCGCCTTGCGCTCGGCGTTGGAGAGCGACCAGACGTCGTCCTCGGCGCCCGGCGGCAGCTCGTAGCCCTCCTCGATCCCCTTGAGGCCGGCGCCGAGCAGCACCGCGAACGCCAGGTAGGGGTTGGTCGCCGAGTCGGGTGAGCGGACCTCCACCCGGGCCGAGTTCGGCTTGCCGTACGCCGGCACCCGGACCAGCGCGGAGCGGTTCAGGTGCCCCCAGCAGACGTACGCCGGGGACTCGGTGATCCGGTCCGGCAGCGCCTGCGGGAAGAGCCGCTTGTAGGAGTTGACCCACTGGTTGGTGACCGCGGTGTATTCCCGGGCGTGCACCAGCAGGCCGGCGATGAACGCCTTGCCGACCTTGGAGAGCTTCATCGGGTCACTGGCGTCGTGGAAGGCGTTGCGCTCCCCCTCGAAGAGCGACAGGTGGGTGTGCATCCCGCTGCCCGGCTGGTCGGTGAAGGGCTTGGGCATGAAGCTGGCCCGTACCCCGGTGGAGAGGGCGACCTCCTTGACCATGTGCCGGAAGGTCATGATGTTGTCGGCCGTGGTGAGCGCGTCGGCGTAGCGCAGGTCGATCTCCTGCTGGCCGGGCGCGACCTCGTGGTGGCTGAACTCCACCGAGATGCCGATCCGCTCCAGCGCCAGCACGGCCTGCCGGCGGAAGTCCCGGGCCACCGCGTGGGTGGTGTGCTCGAAGTAGCCGCCGGAGTCGACCGGGACCGGCAGCGAGCCGTCGTTGGGGCCGTTCTCCAGCAGGAAGAACTCGATCTCGGGGTGGGTGTAGAAGGTGAAGCCCTTCTCGGCGGCCCGGGACAGCGCCCGGCGCAGCACGTGCCGCGGGTCGGCCCAGGAGGGGCTGCCGTCGGGGAGCAGGATGTCGCAGAACATCCGGGCGCTCTCGCCGGAGACGCCGCCCTCGAACGGGAAGACCTGGAAGGTGGTGGGGTCGGGCATCGCGACCATGTCCGACTCGAAGACCCGGGCGAAGCCCTCGATGGCGGAGCCGTCGAAGCCGATCCCCTCGTCGAAGGCCGCCTCCAGCTCGGCCGGGGCCACCGAGACGCTCTTCAGCGTGCCGAGCACGTCGGTGAACCACAACCGGACGAAACGGATGTCACGCTCTTCCAGCGTGCGGAGCACGAACTCCTGCTGACGGTCCACCTCAACCCCTCGCACACTCTGTTCGGACCGGCCCAGCCGGCGCACGGCCTAGCGGTCCAGTCTTCACCGGTTCCGTTACGCGGACGTTACGTGAACTAGACCGGTACCGATGCGCGGGCTGGCGCGGCCTGCGTACTTCCTGGGCGTTCGTCCCAAACATAGCCCGCGGACCCTCCCCGGCGCGCGCCGGGCGGGTGCCGCGGTGGGTGAGCGCCGCCACGGCCGGCGCCGGCCGCCGTGCCGAGCCCGACGGGGCCGGCTGCGGCAAGATGGAGTCATGCCGACCTTGCGCATCGCCCTGGCCCAGGTCAACCCCACCGTCGGGGACATCACCGGCAACGCGGCGCTGATCCGCCAGCGGTCCCGGGACGCCGCCGGAGCCGGCGCGCATCTCGTGGCCTTCCCGGAGATGGTGCTGACCGGATATCCGGTCGAGGACCTGGTCTTCCGGGACTCCTTCGTCGCCGCCTCCCGGGCCGCCCTCGACCGGCTCGCCGCCGACCTCGCCGCCGACGGGCTCGGCGGGCTGCCGGTGCTGGTCGGCTACCTCGACGCCGACGGACCGGCCAGCGCCAACGCCGAGGCCACCCCGACCCGGGGGCCGCGCAACGCCCTCGGCGTGCTGCACGGCGGACGGGTGGTGGCCCGCTACTTCAAGCACCACCTGCCGAACTACGGCGTCTTCGACGAGGACCGCTACTTCGTCCCGGGCGACAGCCTGACGGTGGTCCGGATCGGCGGCGTCGACGTCGCGCTGACGGTCTGCGAGGACCTGTGGCAGGCCGGCGGCCCGTTCACGGTCGCCCGCCGCGCCGGGGTCGGGCTGGTCGTCAACATCAACGGCTCGCCGTACGAACTGAACAAGGACGACGTACGCCTGCCGCTGGTCCGCCGCCGGGCCGCCGAGGCCGAGGCGACCGTGGCGTACGTCAACATGGTCGGCGGCCAGGACGAGCTGGTCTTCGACGGAGACTCGATGATCGTCGCCGCCGACGGCACCCTGCTGGCCCGCGCCCCGCAGTTCGTCGAGCAGCTGCTCCTGCACGACCTCGACCTGCCCGAGGGCCGCGCCGACCTGCCTGAGGGCCGCGCCGACGCGGCCACCGGCACCGAGCCGGCCCGACCGGCGCCGGCCGACGCGCGGGCGGAGATGGCCGTCACCCGGGTCCGGGTCAGCGACGGACTGCCCGCCCCGACCGGCCCCCGGGCCACCGGCGGGGTGACCGAGCCGGTGGTCGACGAGGGCGAGGTGTGGCAGGCCCTGGTGCTCGGGCTGCGCGACTACGTCGACAAGAACGGCTTCCGCTCGGTGGTGCTCGGCCTCTCCGGCGGCATCGACTCCGCGCTGGTCGCCGCGATCGCGGTGGACGCGCTCGGCCCGGCTCGGGTGGTCGGGGTCTCGATGCCGAGCCAGCACTCCTCGGAACACTCCCTCGACGACGCCGCCGACCTGGCCAAGCGGACCGGGCTGGACTACCGGGTCGAGCCGATCCAGCCGATGGTCGACGGCTTCCTGGCCAACCTGTCGCTCTCCGGGATGGCGGTGGAGAACCTCCAGGCCCGGGTACGCGGGGTGCTGCTGATGGCGCTGTCGAACCAGGAGGGCCACCTCGTGCTCACCACCGGCAACAAGAGTGAGCTGGCGGTCGGCTACTCCACCCTCTACGGCGACTCGGTCGGCGGGTTCAACCCGCTCAAGGACGTCTGGAAGAGCCTGGTCTGGAAGCTGGCGAACTGGCGCAACGCGGAGGCCGGGCGGCGCGGCGAGACCCCACCGATCCCGGAGAACTCGATCCGGAAGCCGCCGAGCGCCGAGCTGAGCCCCGGCCAGCTCGACACCGACACCCTGCCGGACTACTCGATCCTCGACGCGATCCTGGTCGGCTACGTCGACGGCGACCAGGGCCGGGACGACCTGGTCGCGGCCGGGCACGATCCGGAGGTGGTGGACAAGGTGCTCCGGATGGTGGACATCGCCGAATACAAGCGCCGGCAGTCCGCGCCCGGACCGAAAATCTCGATCAAGGCGTTCGGTCGGGACCGCCGGGTGCCGATCACCAACCGGTGGCGCGAGCGTCCCTGACCGCTTCGGCGAGGCCGGTCTCCCCGGTGTGAAAACCTGCACTCTCCCTGCCGTACCCGCACCTGACGGTGGGACGATCGGCAGTGACCCGGGGACCGCGAACGCGGCCTCGAGGCGAGAGGAGACGACGATGTCCGAGCAGCAGATGGCGTCCGCCCCGGCCGAGGTGGCGACGCTGTACGGCGGTCCGGCGACCCGACGGGTACGCGCCCGCGACCTGGTCGCCGCCAAGGAACGCGGTGAGCGGTGGCCGATGCTCACCTCGTACGACCAGTACACTGCCGCGATCTTCGAGGAGGCCGGGATTCCGGTGCTCCTGGTCGGCGACTCGGCGGCGAACAACGTCTTCGGGCACGAGACGACGGTGCCGGTCACCATCGACGACCTGCTCCCGCTGGTCCGCGCGGTGGTACGCGCCACCAGCTACCCGCTGGTCGTCGGCGACCTGCCGTTCGGCTCGTACGAGGAGGGGCCGACCCAGGCGCTGCGCACCGCCGTACGGTTCATGAAGGAGGGCGGCTGCCACGCGGTGAAGCTGGAGGGCGGCCGGCAGGTGGCCGAGCAGATCCGGGCGATCACCGGGGCCGGCATCCCGGTGATGGCGCACATCGGCTTCACCCCGCAGCGGGAGCACACCATCGGCGGCTACCGGGTGCAGGGCCGGGGCGACGCCGCCGACGAGGTGGTGGCGGACGCGCTCGCGGTCGCCGAGGCCGGGGCGTTCTCGGTCGTCCTGGAGATGGTGCCGGGCGAGGTGGCCAAGCGGATCACGCACGAGCTGGCGATACCCACCATCGGGATCGGGGCCGGCCCGGACACCGACGCGCAGGTGCTGGTCTGGCAGGACATGGCCGGGCTGCGCTCCGGCCGGATGCCCCGGTTCGTGAAGCGCTACGCCGACCTGCACGGCACGCTCGCCGAGGCGACCCGGCGGTTCGCCGCCGAGGTCCGGGAGGCCGAGTTCCCCACCGCCGAGCACACCTTCTGAGTCCTGACCGCCTTGGGAGGGCCGCCCCCGGGTGGCTCTCCCGACGGGCCGGATCGGCCACCGCCGGCCTCAGACGTCGGTGACCCGGACTCCGGCGTGCGCCTTGTAACGCTTGTTGATCGCGATCAGGTTGGCGGTGAACGCCTCGATCTGGTGCGCGTTGCGCAGCCGCCCGGCGTAGATGCCGCGCATTCCGGGGATCCGCGCGGCGAGCGCGCCGACCAGCCCGACCAGCTCGCGCTCCTCGGTGCAGATCAGCACGTCCAGCTCGATCCGGTCGACCTCCGGGTCGGCCAGCAGCGGCGCGCTGACGTGGTTGAAGGCCGCGCAGACCCGGGAGTCGGGCAACAGCGCCGCCGCCTGCTGCACGGCGCTGCCCTCCTCGACCCGCAACGGGTACGGCCCCTGCTTGTCGAAGCCGAGCGGGTTGACGCAGTCGACGACCACCTTGCCGGCCAGCGGCTCGCGCAGTCCGGCGACGGTGTCCCGGTGCCCCTCCCAGGGAACGGCGATCACGACCACGTCGGAGCGGCTCGCCACCTCGACGTTGTCGCCGCCGGAGATCGCCGCGTCGGCCGGCATCCCGGGCAGGGTACGGAGTTCCGCCGCCGCCTGCTCCGCCCGGCCCGCCGAGCGGGAACCGATGAGTACCGGCTGACCCGCCCGGGCCAGCCGGTAGGCCAGTCCCCGCCCCTGGTCGCCCGTGCCGCCGATGATCCCGACGGTGAGTCCGGTGACGTCCGGCAGCACGCTCGCGTCATATGCCATGCCGGAATCCTCGCAGACCGTCCGGCGCACCGGCGGCATCGGGCCAGGTTGCGTACCCGGGGGTGTGGCACCGCACCGGAACGCCCCGGAAGGCGTCCCGGTGCGAAGCTCAACCCATCGTCTTCCGGGCGGTCGCCCTGGTGGCCTTCCGCGCCGGCGCCTTGGCCGGAGCCCTCCGCGCCGCGGCCTGCTTGCCGGGCGCCTTCCGGCCGGTGACCTTGCTCGCCGCCGTGCCGGTCCGCTTCGTCGTCGCGGTCGCCCGCTTCCC from Plantactinospora sp. BC1 carries:
- the npdG gene encoding NADPH-dependent F420 reductase, which gives rise to MAYDASVLPDVTGLTVGIIGGTGDQGRGLAYRLARAGQPVLIGSRSAGRAEQAAAELRTLPGMPADAAISGGDNVEVASRSDVVVIAVPWEGHRDTVAGLREPLAGKVVVDCVNPLGFDKQGPYPLRVEEGSAVQQAAALLPDSRVCAAFNHVSAPLLADPEVDRIELDVLICTEERELVGLVGALAARIPGMRGIYAGRLRNAHQIEAFTANLIAINKRYKAHAGVRVTDV
- a CDS encoding N,N-dimethylformamidase beta subunit family domain-containing protein — translated: MADRSVRWSRRTTLTLFGAGAFASLGTAGAYGVLKARGAVKPTGTGSWGGSVPAPAGASGTPTAAPSTDPYYPGDAEPGPVEAPPRRASGAGQSAVARENSRPGAAGFSIERHRFGDDVRNQIAGYTSSSGVEIGAELGFHVSVAPAQSYRIEVYRLGHYGGLGGRLVATSPWLTGRRQPPPKVSTETGMVHCDWPVDWRLRVGRDWVSGFYLALLTNADGWCRWVPFVVRDPGRLAAGLVVVPTSTYQAYNMWPDDGRTGTSLYNGFDPAGRRDSELRATAVCHDRPYRGSGIPSQSRHDIGFVQWLEQHGYDVAYATSEDLHTGRVDPRRYWAAVFCGHDEYWSVEMRRLAAAARDAGTSLVFLAANNCYWRVRYAGPESRSAERVIDCAKSLPPYDGEVPLTTRWRNAGSPEQELLGGQYVSIVDGQAPLVVRDSRHWFWAGTELRDGDRIPRVVYGEADRVQPALRTPRATDRVLLADSPYRRRGRAYQQQTSLYQAQSGAWVFDAGSLGWTRALYASGFVDARLQRATRNLLDRVLRPPG
- a CDS encoding NAD+ synthase produces the protein MPTLRIALAQVNPTVGDITGNAALIRQRSRDAAGAGAHLVAFPEMVLTGYPVEDLVFRDSFVAASRAALDRLAADLAADGLGGLPVLVGYLDADGPASANAEATPTRGPRNALGVLHGGRVVARYFKHHLPNYGVFDEDRYFVPGDSLTVVRIGGVDVALTVCEDLWQAGGPFTVARRAGVGLVVNINGSPYELNKDDVRLPLVRRRAAEAEATVAYVNMVGGQDELVFDGDSMIVAADGTLLARAPQFVEQLLLHDLDLPEGRADLPEGRADAATGTEPARPAPADARAEMAVTRVRVSDGLPAPTGPRATGGVTEPVVDEGEVWQALVLGLRDYVDKNGFRSVVLGLSGGIDSALVAAIAVDALGPARVVGVSMPSQHSSEHSLDDAADLAKRTGLDYRVEPIQPMVDGFLANLSLSGMAVENLQARVRGVLLMALSNQEGHLVLTTGNKSELAVGYSTLYGDSVGGFNPLKDVWKSLVWKLANWRNAEAGRRGETPPIPENSIRKPPSAELSPGQLDTDTLPDYSILDAILVGYVDGDQGRDDLVAAGHDPEVVDKVLRMVDIAEYKRRQSAPGPKISIKAFGRDRRVPITNRWRERP
- a CDS encoding LD-carboxypeptidase, whose translation is MPDDQAVRPPALRTGDTVLLVSPSGPTRPERVARGMELLTGWGLRPVLAPNAYARRGYLAGDDALRAADLNAAFADPAVRGVLCTRGGYGAQRVVDAIDMSAVRRDPKVVAGFSDITALQLALWRGARLATVHGPGAAWLDERTPPVSAESLRTALMCPEPVVVHRLPTEETAAVLAPGTATGPLLGGNLCLLTHSLGTPDMPDLTGAILLVEDVGEPPYKVDRMLTHLRRSGALAGVAGVAVGQFTDCADGWAVGVAEVLAERLGDLGVPVLGGLPIGHGVGQLTVPVGVPATMDADAGTLTVTSAVR
- the glnA gene encoding type I glutamate--ammonia ligase; protein product: MDRQQEFVLRTLEERDIRFVRLWFTDVLGTLKSVSVAPAELEAAFDEGIGFDGSAIEGFARVFESDMVAMPDPTTFQVFPFEGGVSGESARMFCDILLPDGSPSWADPRHVLRRALSRAAEKGFTFYTHPEIEFFLLENGPNDGSLPVPVDSGGYFEHTTHAVARDFRRQAVLALERIGISVEFSHHEVAPGQQEIDLRYADALTTADNIMTFRHMVKEVALSTGVRASFMPKPFTDQPGSGMHTHLSLFEGERNAFHDASDPMKLSKVGKAFIAGLLVHAREYTAVTNQWVNSYKRLFPQALPDRITESPAYVCWGHLNRSALVRVPAYGKPNSARVEVRSPDSATNPYLAFAVLLGAGLKGIEEGYELPPGAEDDVWSLSNAERKAMGYESLPENLAEAIDVMSGSELVAEVLGEHVFDFFLRNKRAEWEQYRREVTPYERQRYLGLL
- a CDS encoding type 1 glutamine amidotransferase codes for the protein MATETGTESDTGSAGGAATALVIENDPTDDARRLGEWLTEAGLDLAVLRPYAGDALPEDLTGYAALVVLGGYQHPYPGPDGSPGAPWFPALEGLLRKAVRHRVPTLAICLGAQLLATAHAGTVQRSAAGPEVGPSVVGKRDAAEHDPLFRYVPMIPDVLQWHVDEITELPQGATLLAASTRYPHQAFRLGDRAWGLQFHIECDAEMIADWATDSATLAALDYDPELVVAACAEVLTDVEEVWQPFAARFAALAQGRLDGAPSRPTLPLLGH
- the panB gene encoding 3-methyl-2-oxobutanoate hydroxymethyltransferase; this translates as MSEQQMASAPAEVATLYGGPATRRVRARDLVAAKERGERWPMLTSYDQYTAAIFEEAGIPVLLVGDSAANNVFGHETTVPVTIDDLLPLVRAVVRATSYPLVVGDLPFGSYEEGPTQALRTAVRFMKEGGCHAVKLEGGRQVAEQIRAITGAGIPVMAHIGFTPQREHTIGGYRVQGRGDAADEVVADALAVAEAGAFSVVLEMVPGEVAKRITHELAIPTIGIGAGPDTDAQVLVWQDMAGLRSGRMPRFVKRYADLHGTLAEATRRFAAEVREAEFPTAEHTF